In Lusitaniella coriacea LEGE 07157, one genomic interval encodes:
- a CDS encoding metallophosphoesterase — MYPIFTESLSVDKVTIAIADLPPSLEGTKIVQLSDLHYDGQRLSENLLQDAIEASNQEEPDLILLTGDYITDSTKPIEPLVLHLKHLRSRLGIYACLGNHDVYYPNSRKAVVEAMTRIGIEVLWNAIAHPLGAELPIVGLADFWSGEFRPTPVFAQLDPNVPRIVLSHNPDTAAILKKWRVDLQLSGHTHGGQIALPGWDSAPLMLQSLRSHLHPSLWGFVPLMKKCACVVKHWEWGRGLHQIGDNQLYVNRGLGSYFPGRYGCPPEVTVMTLVCRSSELRLM, encoded by the coding sequence ATGTATCCCATATTCACAGAATCTTTAAGTGTCGATAAAGTAACGATCGCGATCGCGGACTTACCACCATCTTTAGAAGGAACGAAAATCGTTCAACTGTCCGATCTTCACTACGACGGTCAGCGCCTTTCAGAAAATTTGCTCCAAGATGCCATTGAGGCGAGCAATCAAGAAGAACCCGATTTAATTCTGCTCACCGGAGATTACATTACCGATAGCACCAAACCTATCGAACCCTTAGTTCTGCATCTCAAGCATTTGCGCAGTCGCTTGGGGATTTATGCCTGTTTGGGCAACCACGATGTGTATTATCCCAACTCTCGCAAGGCGGTTGTCGAAGCCATGACACGCATTGGCATTGAAGTTCTTTGGAACGCGATCGCGCATCCCCTCGGTGCCGAACTTCCCATCGTCGGACTAGCAGATTTTTGGTCGGGGGAATTTCGACCCACTCCCGTTTTCGCCCAACTCGATCCCAATGTCCCGCGAATCGTTCTTTCCCACAATCCCGATACTGCCGCAATCCTCAAAAAATGGCGCGTAGACCTGCAACTTTCCGGTCATACTCATGGCGGTCAAATTGCCCTCCCCGGCTGGGATTCAGCCCCTCTCATGCTCCAATCCTTACGTTCCCATCTGCACCCATCATTATGGGGTTTTGTGCCATTAATGAAAAAATGCGCGTGTGTTGTGAAGCACTGGGAATGGGGAAGGGGGTTGCATCAAATCGGTGACAATCAACTGTATGTCAATCGCGGTTTGGGTAGCTATTTCCCTGGACGCTACGGCTGTCCTCCGGAGGTAACGGTAATGACTCTCGTTTGTCGGAGTTCAGAGTTACGCCTGATGTGA
- a CDS encoding histidinol-phosphate transaminase, with translation MLEFLRSDLIDLAAYTPHPGGKPSHPVDRLDTNESPFDLPKDFKEKLVQAYQEGIATNRYPDGSHGELKRAIAQYVNESAGLENVIDASRISVGNGSDELIRSLLIATCVGSDCSILVATPTFSMYGILSQTLGIPVSSVSRSETDFSINLGEAKYTVERNPLIRVVFAVHPNSPTANPLTQAEIEWLKSLPEQILVVIDEAYFEFSQTSVVRELEEHPNWVILRTFSKAFRLASLRVGYAIAHPDVTATLEKIRLPYNLPSFSQIAAQLALENRDSLLTVIPELLKERDRLFAAFSSHPNLQVWASSANFLYLRPRSPQLSLAKWVETLKSKGTLIRHTGGGLRVTVGTPEENDRTLERFQALK, from the coding sequence ATGTTAGAATTCCTCCGCTCAGACTTAATCGATCTTGCCGCTTATACGCCGCATCCGGGGGGGAAACCCAGCCATCCCGTGGATCGTCTCGACACGAATGAAAGTCCCTTCGATTTGCCCAAAGACTTTAAGGAAAAGCTCGTTCAAGCTTACCAGGAGGGGATTGCAACCAATCGCTATCCTGATGGTTCTCATGGTGAATTGAAGCGCGCGATCGCGCAATATGTTAACGAATCAGCAGGTTTAGAGAATGTTATCGATGCGAGTCGTATTTCTGTGGGAAATGGGTCAGACGAACTGATTCGATCCCTATTAATCGCCACCTGTGTGGGAAGCGACTGCTCGATTCTCGTCGCCACGCCAACTTTTTCCATGTACGGGATTCTCTCTCAAACCCTCGGTATTCCCGTCAGCAGCGTCAGCCGTTCGGAAACTGATTTTTCGATTAATTTAGGGGAAGCGAAATATACGGTGGAGCGAAACCCCCTGATTCGCGTCGTGTTTGCGGTTCATCCCAACTCTCCCACTGCAAATCCTCTCACGCAAGCAGAGATCGAGTGGTTGAAGAGTTTGCCAGAACAAATTCTTGTGGTGATTGACGAAGCCTACTTTGAATTCAGTCAAACTTCCGTCGTTCGCGAATTGGAAGAGCATCCCAATTGGGTCATTTTGCGCACCTTCTCCAAAGCATTTCGCCTTGCGTCCCTGCGAGTCGGTTACGCGATCGCGCACCCGGATGTAACTGCAACCCTAGAAAAAATTCGCCTCCCCTACAATCTTCCCAGTTTCTCGCAAATTGCCGCCCAACTCGCCCTCGAAAATCGCGACTCTCTCCTTACAGTTATCCCCGAACTCTTAAAAGAGCGCGATCGGCTGTTTGCTGCCTTTTCTAGCCACCCAAACCTACAAGTATGGGCTAGCAGCGCAAATTTTCTTTATCTACGTCCTCGAAGCCCTCAGCTCTCTCTGGCAAAATGGGTGGAAACTCTCAAAAGCAAAGGAACCCTCATTCGCCACACCGGAGGTGGCTTGCGCGTTACCGTGGGGACACCAGAGGAGAACGACCGAACCCTCGAACGTTTTCAAGCATTAAAATAA
- a CDS encoding DUF6036 family nucleotidyltransferase yields the protein MRSTVDPEKIEQLMSILGREARGAGCVYFTGGASALLIGWRNATVDIDIRLDPEPPGIFQAIAKLKQDLNINIELASPQDFLPPLPGWRDRSLFIGKRGQVSFYHYDFTAQALFKLSRGYDRDINDVLAMYSQGLFLLKNLRDCFEAIEPELIRFPSINPEILKGRLNEFIEKALSEE from the coding sequence ATGCGCTCAACCGTCGATCCTGAAAAGATAGAGCAGCTTATGAGCATTTTGGGTAGAGAAGCTCGTGGTGCAGGCTGCGTGTACTTCACTGGAGGTGCTAGTGCTTTGCTTATTGGATGGCGGAATGCGACTGTTGATATTGATATTCGCTTAGATCCTGAACCACCAGGTATCTTCCAAGCCATTGCCAAACTCAAACAAGATTTGAATATCAATATTGAATTGGCTTCTCCACAAGATTTTCTGCCACCGCTGCCAGGATGGCGCGATAGAAGCTTATTTATTGGAAAGCGAGGTCAGGTTTCATTTTACCACTATGATTTTACAGCCCAAGCACTTTTTAAGCTATCAAGGGGATACGATCGTGACATTAATGATGTTCTAGCTATGTATTCACAGGGATTATTCTTACTAAAAAATTTGCGTGATTGTTTTGAGGCTATTGAACCTGAATTAATTCGTTTTCCTTCTATTAATCCTGAGATTCTAAAAGGTAGGTTAAATGAGTTCATTGAAAAAGCGTTATCAGAGGAATAA
- a CDS encoding glycosyltransferase family 1 protein: MTVESNQPILVSIVPNLLGGEGHIIDYHKSVAQAANLLGWEHCVVCVPDAKVKELPDNWYGELRGGDLEAEGNLWEKLTRVRQSLQLGHSIAEFIKGQIATQSRPTIIFLERFIHLQLFSLAIALLLLPRQNLSVWILYRRDTHRSKTRWIYKGLNKLIKTLLPPQQFHLLADSEPLGESLSNYFEETVTVMPIPHTDITHRDRFPRKNNEIICWWSGPPREEKGWEVIKQLASYSSSLPQKICIVAAQSSKLGECQGSIAIRLVEDNLARSDYLKWMNTCDFILLPYDSVAYRERTSGIFTECIIAGKTPLVTAKTWMAKELSKYDLKESILSWDDLSEIIQKIVFIENNSESKKKLYLMQQEYLALHNLKSYAKTMQEIGRFW; encoded by the coding sequence GTGACCGTAGAATCCAATCAACCCATTCTCGTCTCAATCGTTCCCAATCTTTTGGGGGGTGAGGGTCATATTATCGACTATCACAAATCCGTCGCGCAGGCGGCAAACCTTTTGGGATGGGAGCATTGCGTTGTTTGCGTTCCCGATGCAAAGGTGAAGGAATTACCGGACAATTGGTATGGGGAACTCAGAGGAGGCGATTTAGAAGCAGAGGGGAACCTTTGGGAAAAATTAACGCGTGTTCGCCAATCCTTACAATTAGGACATTCGATTGCCGAATTTATTAAAGGACAAATTGCAACCCAATCGCGCCCCACAATTATTTTTCTCGAACGCTTCATCCACCTGCAATTATTCTCCCTCGCGATCGCGCTCCTTCTCCTCCCTCGTCAAAATCTTTCCGTTTGGATTCTCTACCGCCGCGATACGCACCGCAGCAAAACCCGATGGATTTATAAAGGTCTGAATAAACTTATTAAAACCCTGCTTCCTCCCCAACAGTTTCACCTACTTGCTGATAGCGAACCCTTGGGCGAATCTTTATCTAACTACTTTGAAGAAACCGTAACGGTGATGCCCATTCCCCATACCGATATAACGCATCGCGATCGATTTCCCAGAAAGAATAATGAAATTATCTGTTGGTGGTCGGGCCCTCCACGGGAAGAAAAGGGATGGGAAGTTATTAAACAATTAGCGAGTTATTCTTCGTCACTCCCCCAGAAAATTTGTATTGTCGCCGCTCAAAGTTCTAAATTGGGCGAATGTCAGGGCAGCATTGCGATTCGGTTGGTTGAAGATAACTTAGCGCGATCGGACTATTTAAAATGGATGAATACCTGCGATTTCATTCTCCTCCCCTACGATTCTGTTGCCTATCGTGAAAGAACGTCCGGAATTTTTACAGAGTGTATTATTGCCGGAAAAACTCCCCTCGTCACGGCAAAAACTTGGATGGCAAAAGAGTTATCTAAATACGATCTTAAAGAGTCAATTCTCTCTTGGGACGATCTATCAGAAATTATTCAAAAAATAGTGTTTATTGAAAATAATTCAGAGTCAAAGAAAAAACTTTATTTGATGCAACAGGAATATCTCGCGTTACATAACCTTAAAAGTTACGCAAAAACCATGCAAGAAATCGGTCGCTTTTGGTGA